The following coding sequences are from one Cenarchaeum symbiosum A window:
- a CDS encoding conserved hypothetical protein (COG1915), with translation MGSFSREIEVRGHLIDSSILTRIFDGVMDLKGDFEVLEITIGKRKGDPSYARLMVQGGTQVHLDRILDIAYRAGATSKVERDAHLARAPKNMAMPDNFYSTTNNRTQIFLGNRWTDVQDMMMDKCIVVKGKRAACVPIREVKRGDLVVVGESGVKVTPPERPREGVNVFEFMGSSSSSERPTQHIARRVAEDMYRTKAKGGRIVLVAAPP, from the coding sequence ATGGGAAGCTTTAGCCGCGAGATAGAGGTGCGCGGGCACCTCATAGATTCGTCCATACTGACCAGGATATTCGACGGCGTAATGGACCTAAAAGGCGATTTTGAGGTGCTCGAGATAACCATAGGCAAGAGAAAGGGGGATCCCAGCTATGCGAGATTGATGGTCCAGGGGGGCACGCAGGTGCACCTGGACAGGATCCTAGACATTGCGTACAGGGCCGGCGCCACATCCAAGGTGGAGCGCGACGCGCATCTTGCACGGGCCCCCAAGAACATGGCGATGCCTGACAACTTTTACAGCACGACCAACAACAGGACGCAGATATTCCTCGGGAACAGGTGGACAGACGTGCAGGACATGATGATGGACAAGTGCATAGTGGTCAAGGGGAAGAGGGCCGCATGCGTGCCGATTAGAGAGGTTAAACGCGGCGACCTTGTAGTGGTGGGAGAATCGGGCGTCAAGGTGACGCCGCCCGAGAGGCCGCGCGAGGGGGTAAACGTGTTTGAGTTCATGGGGAGCAGCAGTTCAAGCGAGCGGCCCACCCAGCATATCGCCCGGAGGGTCGCCGAAGACATGTACAGGACCAAGGCCAAAGGCGGCAGGATAGTCCTCGTGGCGGCCCCGCCATAG